Proteins encoded together in one Penicillium digitatum chromosome 1, complete sequence window:
- a CDS encoding CAMP-specific phosphodiesterase, putative, which translates to MDETSETMADQPVFQVIVLGPTGGPREDSVTGILVRSTSTKWSTDSVVAVDAGTLLAGIIRLLERYIPECKDDRGVMTSGPFQGLELPCRTAQANAAHVFREIIGAVLITHPHLDHISGLAINTPILEAGNGPKPVAALPSVLSAIKNHMFNDIIWPNLSDEDGGAGLLTYQRLVEGGNPRFGRGESRGYVRACNGLLTKCLSVSHGRCRQRYHPESGTHHRIGSTVFSDHQFMLPSRAISVDHTEGSYYSPARSPRQLPSNPKESGMATVESSAFFLRDHHTGHEIIVFGDVEPDAVSMGTHNKRVWEAAAPKIATGKLRAIFIECSYNDSTDDSYLYGHMCPRHLVSELSVLANKVTEVRGLSIGEKKRKREPVGPVEISSEQVSPRSKRTSKSSTDKGRAFEPLIEPHSHRSESFEIPLIPKVAPRDVLGHPDSENWVDDTALPLEGLKVYIIHIKENLTDGPHPGEQILRELQDHGEAAHLGCEFFIPNPLEGILI; encoded by the exons GGCCCGACGGGTGGACCTCGTGAGGATAGCGTCACAGGAATTCTTGTCCGGTCCACGTCTACGAAATGGTCTACAGACTCGGTGGTAGCCGTGGATGCAGGTACCCTTCTTGCAGGCATAATTCGACTGCTGGAACGATACATCCCCGAATGCAAGGATGATCGCGGCGTGATGACAAGTGGGCCTTTTCAGGGGCTTGAGCTGCCTTGCAGAACAGCACAAGCAAATGCAGCCCATGTATTTCGCGAAATTATCGGCGCTGTTCTCATCACACATCCTCATCTGGATCATATCTCAGGGCTGGCTATTAACACTCCAATTCTGGAGGCGGGTAATGGACCCAAGCCCGTGGCTGCTTTACCATCTGTACTATCCGCCATCAAGAACCACATGTTCAACGATATCATCTGGCCTAATTTGTCGGATGAGGATGGCGGGGCTGGTCTTCTCACATATCAACGCTTGGTGGAAGGTGGAAACCCTCGTTTCGGCCGCGGAGAAAGTAGGGGCTATGTCAGGGCTTGCAACGGCCTGTTGACAAAATGCCTGAGTGTTAGCCATGGCCGGTGCAGGCAGCGATACCACCCAGAAAGCGGGACGCATCATCGAATCGGGAGCACCGTGTTTTCTGACCACCAATTTATGCTTCCTTCGAGAGCGATTTCAGTAGACCATACCGAGGGCAG TTATTACTCCCCCGCTCGCTCCCCACGTCAACTTCCATCCAACCCCAAAGAATCAGGGATGGCAACAGTCGAGAGCTCCGCCTTCTTTCTCCGCGATCATCACACCGGCCACGAAATCATCGTCTTCGGTGACGTTGAGCCGGATGCAGTTTCCATGGGAACTCACAACAAACGAGTATGGGAAGCCGCCGCACCGAAAATCGCCACGGGCAAACTCCGCGCGATCTTCATCGAATGTTCCTACAATGACAGCACTGACGACTCATATCTCTACGGCCACATGTGTCCACGACATCTAGTCTCTGAGCTTAGTGTGCTGGCCAACAAGGTCACGGAAGTGCGAGGGTTGAGCATCGGCGAGAAAAAGCGCAAGCGTGAACCCGTAGGGCCCGTCGAGATCAGCAGCGAGCAAGTCAGCCCTCGCTCGAAACGGACTTCAAAATCCTCCACCGATAAAGGCAGGGCATTTGAGCCGCTCATTGAGCCTCATTCGCATCGGAGCGAGTCATTCGAGATCCCCCTGATACCAAAAGTGGCTCCCAGGGATGTTCTGGGACATCCAGACTCTGAGAATTGGGTTGATGATACAGCTCTTCCTCTGGAAGGACTGAAGGTTTACATCATTCACATCAAGGAGAATCTTACTGATGGGCCTCATCCTGGAGAGCAGATCCTGAGGGAGCTCCAGGATCACGGCGAAGCAGCGCATCTGGGTTGTGAATTCTTTATTCCGAACCCTCTTGAGGGAATTTTAATTTGA